A single genomic interval of Salmo trutta chromosome 13, fSalTru1.1, whole genome shotgun sequence harbors:
- the LOC115206867 gene encoding P2Y purinoceptor 12-like → MDNTTELALTTVNNNFTKSNCSRDNVLKTVVFPVLYSLLFLLGLSLNGLAVWVFFSIPSRSHFIIYLKNIVVADVLMTLTFPFKVLSDSNMASVGLRVFVCRVSSVLFYLTMYISILFFGLISIDRCRKTLQPFKVTNKARLAHRKLLSVAIWASLLTLSLPNIILTSRSPTSAYFKCSDLKTRAGLHWHEVVNYVCQIIFWGNLVTVIVCYTLITKELYSSYARTRACRSTGAMHNAGTAGGNVEGQRQPRRKSVSSNVFLVMAVFFVCFVPFHFSRVPYTLSQTRVHLFDCNFKLFFFQLKESTLWLSSLNSVLDPLIYFFLCKSFRTTLFKTLRLPPGTCS, encoded by the exons ATGGACAACACAACAGAATTGGCCCTGACCACTGTCAATAACAACTTCACCAAGAGCAACTGTTCCCGTGACAACGTGCTGAAGACGGTGGTGTTTCCTGTTCTCTactccctcctcttcctgttgGGCCTGTCGCTCAACGGCCTGGCAGTGTGGGTGTTCTTCAGCATCCCCAGCCGCTCCCACTTCATCATCTACCTCAAGAACATTGTGGTGGCCGACGTCCTCATGACCCTCACCTTCCCCTTCAAG GTGCTGTCTGACTCCAACATGGCGTCCGTGGGTCTACGTGTCTTTGTCTGCCGCGTCTCCTCTGTGCTATTCTATCTCACCATGTACATCAGCATCCTCTTCTTTGGCCTCATCAGCATCGACCGCTGCAGGAAGACCCTCCAGCCCTTCAAGGTGACCAACAAGGCCCGTCTGGCCCACAGGAAGCTGCTCTCTGTGGCTATCTGGGCTTCCCTGCTGACCCTCTCCCTGCCCAACATAATCCTGACCAGCCGCAGCCCCACCTCGGCCTACTTCAAGTGCAGTGATCTTAAGACGAGGGCTGGGCTGCACTGGCATGAGGTGGTCAACTATGTGTGCCAGATAATCTTCTGGGGGAACCTGGTGACAGTGATAGTGTGTTACACCCTCATCACCAAAGAGCTGTACAGTTCATACGCCCGCACCAGGGCTTGCCGTTCTACCGGAGCCATGCACAACGCTGGTACTGCTGGGGGTAATGTTGAAGGGCAGCGCCAGCCCAGGAGGAAGAGTGTGAGTTCAAACGTCTTCCTGGTGATGGCCGTGTTCTTTGTGTGCTTCGTGCCGTTCCACTTCTCCCGCGTGCCGTACACCCTGAGTCAGACAAGGGTACACCTGTTTGACTGCAACTTCAAGCTGTTCTTCTTCCAGTTAAAGGAGAGTACACTCTGGCTGTCCTCCCTCAACTCCGTCCTGGACCCTCTCATCTACTTCTTCCTCTGTAAGTCCTTCAGAACCACCCTGTTCAAGACCCTCCGTCTCCCACCTGGGACCTGCAGC